The following are from one region of the Tachysurus fulvidraco isolate hzauxx_2018 chromosome 24, HZAU_PFXX_2.0, whole genome shotgun sequence genome:
- the LOC113649556 gene encoding TANK-binding kinase 1-binding protein 1-like isoform X1 has translation MESLLREQFGFKGGSDSLREEVMVGWPTSSLSVDINEFAAAYQEIRLRLAGLERENCSIRRKLRNYEMKFPVISVCESETSVCCSCESETVQLIQTENSNLQQRINSLVQELQSSEAHEQRLEKVIKAYEKIHLEKSSIQKELDTMTSLAEQHVERIRKLEAALGQRENVLQKKKARESSHQRNKETRYLHLYTSLDTPCALECLRTSLQSSRSLDTLTDLRVQRLEAELEGVWHEARGACQREAELKAQLQHLQEEIRQEKERQELGVQCEHCSVEWIKKAGDEQVDLALAYTELVEELSRIRSLIAEQKRILRQKRSSADQNSPVLRQGPASTPSDSTHPRPHLMRSHFQGRRSYSDMADPSVSTHVVHNPVSTLPKRRTTSHAHLRPKPTGSRPSSAHGALELSFLLPDSTPAPLATPPQSSEDEDDEWAGLRIMTAPQSHPRNEHAQSWPSIRLWMDEEESDTRSCPLCQLSFPTGFPDDALITHIDTHLENSKI, from the exons ATGGAGTCTCTCCTGAGGGAACAGTTTGGGTTTAAAGGAGGAAGTGACTCTCTGAGGGAGGAGGTGATGGTCGGATGGCCGACGTCGTCTCTGTCTGTGGACATTAACGAGTTTGCTGCTGCGTATCAGGAGATCAGACTGCGTCTGGCCGGCTTGGAGCGAGAGAACTGCAGCATCAGGAGGAAGCTGAGGAACTATGAGATGAAG TTccctgtgatcagtgtgtgtgagagcgagacgAGTGTGTGTTGCTCCTGTGAGTCTGAGACTGTCCAACTGATCCAGACTGAAAACAGCAACCTTCAGCAGAGGATCAACAGCCTTGTGcaggag CTCCAGAGCAGTGAAGCTCATGAGCAGCGTCTGGAGAAAGTTATTAAAGCTTACGAGAAAATTCATCTGGAGAAGAGCAGCATACAGAAGGAGCTGGATACTATG acgtcTCTGGCTGAGCAGCATGTAGAGAGGATCAGGAAGCTGGAGGCGGCGctcggacagagagagaacgtCCTGCAAAAGAAGAAAGCAAGAGAAAGTTCACATCAGCGTAATAAAGAAACTCGTTACCTCCATCTATACACCAGTCTGGACACACcctgtg CGTTGGAGTGTCTCAGGACGAGCCTGCAGAGCTCACGTAGTCTGGACACACTTACTGACCTGAGGGTCCAGCGCTTGGAGGCGGAGCTCGAGGGGGTGTGGCATGAGGCGAGAGGGGCGTGTCAAAGGGAGGCGGAGCTTAAGGCACAGCTGCAACATCTACAGGAAGAAATCAGACAGGAAAAAGAACGTCAg gagcTGGGTGTGCAGTGTGAACACTGCAGTGTGGAGTGGATTAAGAAGGCAGGAGATGAACA GGTGGACCTGGCTCTGGCCTACACCGAGCTGGTGGAGGAACTGAGCCGAATCCGCAGCCTGATTGCTGAACAGAAGCGAATCCTGAGACAGAAGCGCAGCTCTGCGGATCAGAACAGTCCCG TATTGaggcaaggccccgcctccacTCCCTCTGACTCCACCCATCCACGCCCTCACCTGATGAGGTCGCATTTCCAGGGTCGCCGTAGTTACTCGGACATGGCTGACCCGTCCGTCTCGACTCACGTCGTCCACAATCCCGTCTCCACTCTCCCAAAGCGTAGAACGACGAGCCACGCCCACCTCAGGCCAAAACCCACTGGGTCACGCCCATCCTCCGCCCACGGAGCTCTGGAGCTCAGCTTCCTACTGCCCGACTCCACCCCTGCTCCACTGGCCACACCCCCTCAGTCCTCCGAAGATGAAGATGACGAGTGGGCGGGGCTCAGGATAATGACAGCCCCTCAGTCACACCCCCGCAACGAGCACGCTCAGTCCTGGCCGTCAATCAGA TTGTGGATGGATGAAGAGGAGAGCGACACTCGGAGTTGTCCTCTCTGTCAGCTGTCCTTCCCCACAGGCTTCCCTGATGACGCTCTGATCACACACATCGACACACACCTGGAAAACAGcaaaatataa
- the LOC113649556 gene encoding TANK-binding kinase 1-binding protein 1-like isoform X2: MESLLREQFGFKGGSDSLREEVMVGWPTSSLSVDINEFAAAYQEIRLRLAGLERENCSIRRKLRNYEMKFPVISVCESETSVCCSCESETVQLIQTENSNLQQRINSLVQELQSSEAHEQRLEKVIKAYEKIHLEKSSIQKELDTMTSLAEQHVERIRKLEAALGQRENVLQKKKARESSHQPLECLRTSLQSSRSLDTLTDLRVQRLEAELEGVWHEARGACQREAELKAQLQHLQEEIRQEKERQELGVQCEHCSVEWIKKAGDEQVDLALAYTELVEELSRIRSLIAEQKRILRQKRSSADQNSPVLRQGPASTPSDSTHPRPHLMRSHFQGRRSYSDMADPSVSTHVVHNPVSTLPKRRTTSHAHLRPKPTGSRPSSAHGALELSFLLPDSTPAPLATPPQSSEDEDDEWAGLRIMTAPQSHPRNEHAQSWPSIRLWMDEEESDTRSCPLCQLSFPTGFPDDALITHIDTHLENSKI, encoded by the exons ATGGAGTCTCTCCTGAGGGAACAGTTTGGGTTTAAAGGAGGAAGTGACTCTCTGAGGGAGGAGGTGATGGTCGGATGGCCGACGTCGTCTCTGTCTGTGGACATTAACGAGTTTGCTGCTGCGTATCAGGAGATCAGACTGCGTCTGGCCGGCTTGGAGCGAGAGAACTGCAGCATCAGGAGGAAGCTGAGGAACTATGAGATGAAG TTccctgtgatcagtgtgtgtgagagcgagacgAGTGTGTGTTGCTCCTGTGAGTCTGAGACTGTCCAACTGATCCAGACTGAAAACAGCAACCTTCAGCAGAGGATCAACAGCCTTGTGcaggag CTCCAGAGCAGTGAAGCTCATGAGCAGCGTCTGGAGAAAGTTATTAAAGCTTACGAGAAAATTCATCTGGAGAAGAGCAGCATACAGAAGGAGCTGGATACTATG acgtcTCTGGCTGAGCAGCATGTAGAGAGGATCAGGAAGCTGGAGGCGGCGctcggacagagagagaacgtCCTGCAAAAGAAGAAAGCAAGAGAAAGTTCACATCAGC CGTTGGAGTGTCTCAGGACGAGCCTGCAGAGCTCACGTAGTCTGGACACACTTACTGACCTGAGGGTCCAGCGCTTGGAGGCGGAGCTCGAGGGGGTGTGGCATGAGGCGAGAGGGGCGTGTCAAAGGGAGGCGGAGCTTAAGGCACAGCTGCAACATCTACAGGAAGAAATCAGACAGGAAAAAGAACGTCAg gagcTGGGTGTGCAGTGTGAACACTGCAGTGTGGAGTGGATTAAGAAGGCAGGAGATGAACA GGTGGACCTGGCTCTGGCCTACACCGAGCTGGTGGAGGAACTGAGCCGAATCCGCAGCCTGATTGCTGAACAGAAGCGAATCCTGAGACAGAAGCGCAGCTCTGCGGATCAGAACAGTCCCG TATTGaggcaaggccccgcctccacTCCCTCTGACTCCACCCATCCACGCCCTCACCTGATGAGGTCGCATTTCCAGGGTCGCCGTAGTTACTCGGACATGGCTGACCCGTCCGTCTCGACTCACGTCGTCCACAATCCCGTCTCCACTCTCCCAAAGCGTAGAACGACGAGCCACGCCCACCTCAGGCCAAAACCCACTGGGTCACGCCCATCCTCCGCCCACGGAGCTCTGGAGCTCAGCTTCCTACTGCCCGACTCCACCCCTGCTCCACTGGCCACACCCCCTCAGTCCTCCGAAGATGAAGATGACGAGTGGGCGGGGCTCAGGATAATGACAGCCCCTCAGTCACACCCCCGCAACGAGCACGCTCAGTCCTGGCCGTCAATCAGA TTGTGGATGGATGAAGAGGAGAGCGACACTCGGAGTTGTCCTCTCTGTCAGCTGTCCTTCCCCACAGGCTTCCCTGATGACGCTCTGATCACACACATCGACACACACCTGGAAAACAGcaaaatataa